Proteins encoded by one window of Triplophysa rosa linkage group LG19, Trosa_1v2, whole genome shotgun sequence:
- the LOC130569901 gene encoding potassium channel subfamily K member 4 isoform X2: MHCSTLLIVLTGVLLYLVMGALVFNAIEAPYEESHHNELQTIRNEFLGNYTCVDQDHLEVLINKVAEAISVGVDPSSNTTFSTSWDLASAFFFCGTIVTTIGYGNISPKTPWGQFFCIWFTLIGIPLFGFLLAAAGDHLGTSLRNAIAKIEALLWKWKVSPTIVRVISALLSILLGCVIFIFVPTLVFQKVENWTLLESSYFVVITLTTVGFGDYVAGDSSKAGQDHWYKPLVWFWILFGLAYFVSILTMIGNWILVLTQKTRAEMEELRAHASDWTQNIQNMSVDFRIAGKLDDPFKSTRRKRRHKRHRRSGSQGGSGEAGSDGRGENESESGSYSGSSDESDSSSETDSDVTKTERVPEGESAKDLEKEEKLSIKDPTISQPLDYFGENLAYIDESSDAVSGKVHLDPIVDKSESNPTSNDRPKRRRQRRHLRRDLQKPKITKTSPESARISENVAPNGDIQQKNPSPLQPKL; encoded by the exons ATGCATTGCTCCACCTTATTAATTGTCCTCACCGGAGTGCTCCTTTACCTGGTGATGGGAGCTCTGGTGTTCAATGCCATCGAGGCCCCGTATGAAGAAAGCCACCATAATGAACTGCAAACCATCCGTAATGAGTTTCTAGGCAACTACACGTGTGTGGACCAAGACCATCTAGAGGTGCTGATAAAT AAGGTGGCAGAGGCTATCAGTGTTGGAGTTGACCCTAGCAGTAACACAACATTCAGCACCAGCTGGGACCTGGCCAGCGCTTTCTTCTTCTGTGGCACCATTGTCACCACCATCG GTTATGGAAATATCTCTCCAAAGACACCGTGGGGTCAGTTCTTCTGTATCTGGTTTACGCTGATTGGAATTCCCTTGTTTGGCTTTCTGCTGGCCGCTGCGGGAGATCATCTGGGGACTTCGCTGAGGAATGCCATCGCTAAAATTGAAGCTCTTTTATGG AAGTGGAAGGTGAGCCCAACCATTGTGCGTGTCATCAGCGCCCTGCTTTCCATCCTTCTGGGCTGTGTTATCTTCATATTTGTGCCAACTTTAGTTTTTCAAAAGGTGGAAAATTGGACCCTTCTGGAGTCCTCCTACTTTGTGGTAATCACACTGACAACAGTGGGCTTTGGAGACTATGTCGCAG GTGACAGCAGTAAAGCGGGTCAAGATCACTGGTACAAGCCTCTGGTGTGGTTCTGGATTCTGTTCGGTTTGGCCTACTTTGTGTCCATTCTCACCATGATTGGGAACTGGATTCTCGTTCTTACCCAAAAAACCAGAGCTGAG ATGGAGGAGTTGAGAGCCCACGCCTCAGACTGGACTCAGAACATTCAGAACATGTCCGTGGATTTCCGAATTGCCGGAAAACTGGACGATCCCTTCAAGAGCACCAGAAGGAAGCGCCGCCACAAGCGCCACAGACGCAGTGGCAGTCAAGGTGGATCGGGGGAAGCTGGGTCGGACGGCAGAGGGGAGAACGAATCAGAATCCGGCTCGTACTCGGGTTCTTCGGACGAGTCGGACAGCAGTTCTGAAACAGATTCGGACGTGACCAAGACAGAAAGGGTCCCAGAGGGAGAAAGTGCCAAAGATTTAGAAAAAGAGGAGAAGCTCTCCATCAAAGATCCAACTATCTCTCAACCCCTGGATTATTTTGGTGAAAACCTCGCTTACATTGACGAGTCATCAGACGCAGTGAGCGGGAAGGTTCACCTGGATCCCATCGTGGATAAATCAGAATCCAACCCAACTTCAAATGACAGGCCCAAACGGAGACGACAGAGGAGACACTTGAGAAGGGATCTGCAAAAACCTAAGATCACCAAAACAAGTCCAGAATCAGCGAGAATCAGCGAGAACGTGGCCCCAAATGGAGACATTCAGCAAAAGAACCCCTCTCCACTTCAGCCGAAGCTGTGA
- the LOC130569901 gene encoding potassium channel subfamily K member 4 isoform X1: MHCSTLLIVLTGVLLYLVMGALVFNAIEAPYEESHHNELQTIRNEFLGNYTCVDQDHLEVLINKVAEAISVGVDPSSNTTFSTSWDLASAFFFCGTIVTTIGYGNISPKTPWGQFFCIWFTLIGIPLFGFLLAAAGDHLGTSLRNAIAKIEALLWKWKVSPTIVRVISALLSILLGCVIFIFVPTLVFQKVENWTLLESSYFVVITLTTVGFGDYVAGDSSKAGQDHWYKPLVWFWILFGLAYFVSILTMIGNWILVLTQKTRAEPFHFPCPTFCSQMEELRAHASDWTQNIQNMSVDFRIAGKLDDPFKSTRRKRRHKRHRRSGSQGGSGEAGSDGRGENESESGSYSGSSDESDSSSETDSDVTKTERVPEGESAKDLEKEEKLSIKDPTISQPLDYFGENLAYIDESSDAVSGKVHLDPIVDKSESNPTSNDRPKRRRQRRHLRRDLQKPKITKTSPESARISENVAPNGDIQQKNPSPLQPKL; the protein is encoded by the exons ATGCATTGCTCCACCTTATTAATTGTCCTCACCGGAGTGCTCCTTTACCTGGTGATGGGAGCTCTGGTGTTCAATGCCATCGAGGCCCCGTATGAAGAAAGCCACCATAATGAACTGCAAACCATCCGTAATGAGTTTCTAGGCAACTACACGTGTGTGGACCAAGACCATCTAGAGGTGCTGATAAAT AAGGTGGCAGAGGCTATCAGTGTTGGAGTTGACCCTAGCAGTAACACAACATTCAGCACCAGCTGGGACCTGGCCAGCGCTTTCTTCTTCTGTGGCACCATTGTCACCACCATCG GTTATGGAAATATCTCTCCAAAGACACCGTGGGGTCAGTTCTTCTGTATCTGGTTTACGCTGATTGGAATTCCCTTGTTTGGCTTTCTGCTGGCCGCTGCGGGAGATCATCTGGGGACTTCGCTGAGGAATGCCATCGCTAAAATTGAAGCTCTTTTATGG AAGTGGAAGGTGAGCCCAACCATTGTGCGTGTCATCAGCGCCCTGCTTTCCATCCTTCTGGGCTGTGTTATCTTCATATTTGTGCCAACTTTAGTTTTTCAAAAGGTGGAAAATTGGACCCTTCTGGAGTCCTCCTACTTTGTGGTAATCACACTGACAACAGTGGGCTTTGGAGACTATGTCGCAG GTGACAGCAGTAAAGCGGGTCAAGATCACTGGTACAAGCCTCTGGTGTGGTTCTGGATTCTGTTCGGTTTGGCCTACTTTGTGTCCATTCTCACCATGATTGGGAACTGGATTCTCGTTCTTACCCAAAAAACCAGAGCTGAG CCTTTCCATTTCCCCTGCCCTACTTTCTGCTCTCAGATGGAGGAGTTGAGAGCCCACGCCTCAGACTGGACTCAGAACATTCAGAACATGTCCGTGGATTTCCGAATTGCCGGAAAACTGGACGATCCCTTCAAGAGCACCAGAAGGAAGCGCCGCCACAAGCGCCACAGACGCAGTGGCAGTCAAGGTGGATCGGGGGAAGCTGGGTCGGACGGCAGAGGGGAGAACGAATCAGAATCCGGCTCGTACTCGGGTTCTTCGGACGAGTCGGACAGCAGTTCTGAAACAGATTCGGACGTGACCAAGACAGAAAGGGTCCCAGAGGGAGAAAGTGCCAAAGATTTAGAAAAAGAGGAGAAGCTCTCCATCAAAGATCCAACTATCTCTCAACCCCTGGATTATTTTGGTGAAAACCTCGCTTACATTGACGAGTCATCAGACGCAGTGAGCGGGAAGGTTCACCTGGATCCCATCGTGGATAAATCAGAATCCAACCCAACTTCAAATGACAGGCCCAAACGGAGACGACAGAGGAGACACTTGAGAAGGGATCTGCAAAAACCTAAGATCACCAAAACAAGTCCAGAATCAGCGAGAATCAGCGAGAACGTGGCCCCAAATGGAGACATTCAGCAAAAGAACCCCTCTCCACTTCAGCCGAAGCTGTGA
- the stx5al gene encoding syntaxin 5A, like isoform X1, with protein sequence MNTRRRHGPRNSQDGVYTGPSQTQSQLVQQLETPLAVTAPIASPADPISMSCRDRTSEFQSVCKSIQGRQNGAQPIKPINNAARQRTEFTLMAKRIGRDLSNTFAKLEKLTILAKRNSLFDDKATEIDELTYIVKQDINSLNKQIAGLQEVVRSRSGQNGRHLQTHSNTIVVSLQSKLASMSSDFKSVLEVRTENLKQQRSRQEQFSQASPSTSFNGNSFSNSVLMQDDSNKSDISIDMDLNASQQMQLINQRDSYIQNRADTMQNIESTIVELGSIFQQLAHMVKEQEETVQRIDANVEDAHLNVDLAHSEILKYFQSVSNNRWLLIKIFLILVIFFIVFVVFMA encoded by the exons ATGAACACACGCCGCCGCCACGGTCCTAGAAACAGCCAGGACGGGGTCTACACTGGGCCGTCTCAGACCCAGTCCCAGCTGGTCCAACAGCTGGAAACCCCCCTGGCTGTGACAGCGCCCATCGCCTCTCCTGCAGATCCAATCAGCATGTCCTGTCGAGACCGTACCAGCGAGTTTCAGTCTGTGTGCAAGTCCATACAGGGAAGACAG AATGGAGCACAGCCCATTAAACCCATCAACAATGCAGCCAGACAGCGGACTGAATTCACTCTCATGGCTAA GCGAATTGGACGAGACCTCAGCAACACTTTTGCCAAGTTGGAGAAGCTCACAATTC tTGCCAAAAGGAATTCCCTGTTTGATGACAAAGCGACTGAAATTGATGAACTCACTTACATTGTGAAACAG GACATCAACAGTCTGAATAAGCAGATCGCTGGGTTGCAGGAAGTTGTTCGATCCCGGAGTGGACAGAATGGtagacatcttcagacacattCCAACACCATCGTAGTCTCGTTGCAG TCCAAACTGGCGTCGATGTCAAGTGACTTCAAGTCAGTCCTGGAAGTTAGAACGGAG AACCTGAAGCAGCAGAGAAGCAGACAGGAACAGTTTTCCCAAGCGTCTCCGTCCACCTCTTTCAATGGCAACAGCTTTA GCAATTCAGTGCTCATGCAGGATGATTCAAACAAGAGCGATATATCTATAGATATGGACCTCAACGCCAGTCAACAGATGCAGTTAATCAATCAACGG GATTCATACATACAGAACCGTGCAGACACTATGCAGAATATAGAGTCCACTATTGTGGAGCTTGGTTCTATATTTCAGCAGCTGGCTCATATGGTGAaagagcaagaagagactgtaCAGAG AATTGATGCCAATGTAGAGGACGCTCATCTGAATGTGGACCTTGCTCATTCAGAGAtactcaaatattttcagtCTGTCTCCAACAATCGCTGGCTCCTCATCAAGATTTTCCTCATCCTCGTTatctttttcattgtttttgtgGTTTTCATGGCCTGA
- the stx5al gene encoding syntaxin 5A, like isoform X2, producing the protein MNTRRRHGPRNSQDGVYTGPSQTQSQLVQQLETPLAVTAPIASPADPISMSCRDRTSEFQSVCKSIQGRQNGAQPIKPINNAARQRTEFTLMAKRIGRDLSNTFAKLEKLTILAKRNSLFDDKATEIDELTYIVKQDINSLNKQIAGLQEVVRSRSGQNGRHLQTHSNTIVVSLQSKLASMSSDFKSVLEVRTENLKQQRSRQEQFSQASPSTSFNGNSFSNSVLMQDDSNKSDISIDMDLNASQQMQLINQRNRADTMQNIESTIVELGSIFQQLAHMVKEQEETVQRIDANVEDAHLNVDLAHSEILKYFQSVSNNRWLLIKIFLILVIFFIVFVVFMA; encoded by the exons ATGAACACACGCCGCCGCCACGGTCCTAGAAACAGCCAGGACGGGGTCTACACTGGGCCGTCTCAGACCCAGTCCCAGCTGGTCCAACAGCTGGAAACCCCCCTGGCTGTGACAGCGCCCATCGCCTCTCCTGCAGATCCAATCAGCATGTCCTGTCGAGACCGTACCAGCGAGTTTCAGTCTGTGTGCAAGTCCATACAGGGAAGACAG AATGGAGCACAGCCCATTAAACCCATCAACAATGCAGCCAGACAGCGGACTGAATTCACTCTCATGGCTAA GCGAATTGGACGAGACCTCAGCAACACTTTTGCCAAGTTGGAGAAGCTCACAATTC tTGCCAAAAGGAATTCCCTGTTTGATGACAAAGCGACTGAAATTGATGAACTCACTTACATTGTGAAACAG GACATCAACAGTCTGAATAAGCAGATCGCTGGGTTGCAGGAAGTTGTTCGATCCCGGAGTGGACAGAATGGtagacatcttcagacacattCCAACACCATCGTAGTCTCGTTGCAG TCCAAACTGGCGTCGATGTCAAGTGACTTCAAGTCAGTCCTGGAAGTTAGAACGGAG AACCTGAAGCAGCAGAGAAGCAGACAGGAACAGTTTTCCCAAGCGTCTCCGTCCACCTCTTTCAATGGCAACAGCTTTA GCAATTCAGTGCTCATGCAGGATGATTCAAACAAGAGCGATATATCTATAGATATGGACCTCAACGCCAGTCAACAGATGCAGTTAATCAATCAACGG AACCGTGCAGACACTATGCAGAATATAGAGTCCACTATTGTGGAGCTTGGTTCTATATTTCAGCAGCTGGCTCATATGGTGAaagagcaagaagagactgtaCAGAG AATTGATGCCAATGTAGAGGACGCTCATCTGAATGTGGACCTTGCTCATTCAGAGAtactcaaatattttcagtCTGTCTCCAACAATCGCTGGCTCCTCATCAAGATTTTCCTCATCCTCGTTatctttttcattgtttttgtgGTTTTCATGGCCTGA
- the adssl gene encoding adenylosuccinate synthase, like: protein MAAATTMSNGQETASLNGEPALKRSRESGGLDSLRIPREPQNKVTVVLGAQWGDEGKGKVVDLLAMDADIVCRCQGGNNAGHTVVVDSVEYDFHLLPSGILNKKAVSFIGNGVVIHLPGLFDEAEKNSQKGNGLQNWEERLKISDRAHLVFNFHQAVDGIQEQLRQQQAGKNLGTTKKGIGPAYSSKAARNGLRVCDLVSDFSVFEEKFRVLAGHFQTMYPNLNIDVDAELEQLKVYAERLRPLVTDGVYFMHKSLTGPSKKILVEGANAALLDIDFGTYPFVTSSNCTVGGVCTGLGVPPSHVGRVYGVVKAYTTRVGVGAFPTEQDNETGDLLQSRGREFGVTTGRRRRCGWLDLVLVRYAHMVNGFTAIALTKLDILDTLPEIKVGIAYTVDEKPLPSFPANMDVLTKVQVTYETLPGWCCSTEGVRCFDELPSQAQAYIRFIENVLQVPVKWVGVGKSRESMIKLF, encoded by the exons ATGGCTGCGGCTACCACAATGTCTAATGGTCAGGAAACAGCCTCCCTGAACGGTGAACCCGCGCTCAAGCGGTCCAGGGAAAGCGGTGGTCTCGACTCTCTGCGGATTCCGCGGGAGCCTCAGAATAAAGTGACTGTAGTGCTGGGAGCTCAATGGGGAGATGAAGGCAAGGGGAAAGTGGTCGATCTCTTAGCTATGGACGCCGACATTGTATGCAGATGCCAG GGAGGAAATAACGCGGGACATACAGTGGTGGTGGACTCAGTGGAGTATGACTTTCACCTGCTGCCTAGTGGCATTCTCAACAAAAAGGCTGTTTCTTTTATTG GTAATGGTGTCGTGATACACCTGCCAGGGCTTTTTGATGAAGCAGAGAAGAACTCGCAGAAAGGCAATG GACTTCAAAATTGGGAGGAGCGGCTGAAGATATCTGACAGGGCACATCTTG TGTTCAACTTTCATCAGGCTGTTGATGGGATACAAGAACAGCTAAGACAGCAGCAGGCAGGAAAAAA CTTGGGCACCACTAAGAAAGGCATTGGACCTGCATATTCCTCCAAAGCTGCACGTAATGGACTCAGAGTGTGTGACCTGGTCTCGGACTTTTCAGTGTTTGAGGAAAA GTTTCGGGTGCTTGCTGGTCATTTTCAGACCATGTATCCCAATCTTAATATTGATGTTGATGCTGAGCTCGAGCAGCTGAAG GTTTACGCCGAACGATTGCGGCCTTTAGTAACCGACGGAGTATATTTCATGCACAAATCCCTCACTGGACCTAGCAAGAAGATTCTGGTGGAAGGAGCCAATGCTGCTTTACTGGATATTGATTTTG GGACGTACCCCTTCGTGACATCATCAAACTGCACTGTCGGAGGTGTTTGCACTGGTCTTGGTGTCCCCCCGTCTCATGTTGGCCGTGTGTATGGAGTGGTGAAAGCCTATACCACCAGAGTGGGGGTGGGAGCTTTCCCTACTGAGCAGGATAAT GAAACCGGTGATCTGCTACAAAGCAGAGGGAGGGAATTCGGTGTCACAACAGGCAGGCGGCGTCGCTGTGGGTGGTTGGACCTGGTTTTGGTTCGCTATGCCCACATGGTTAACGGGTTTACAGC CATTGCTCTGACCAAGTTGGACATTCTTGATACGTTGCCAGAAATTAAGGTTGGAATCGCCTACACTGTAGATGAAAAGCCTCTTCCCAGTTTTCCTG CAAACATGGATGTCCTGACTAAGGTTCAAGTGACCTATGAAACGCTGCCCGGTTGGTGTTGTAGCACAGAGGGAGTACGCTGTTTTGATGAACTGCCTTCTCAGGCACAGGCGTACATTCGCTTCATTGAGAATGTCCTACAGGTGCCAG TGAAATGGGTGGGAGTTGGCAAGTCCAGAGAAAGCATGATAAAGCTCTTCTaa